In the genome of Desulfovibrio desulfuricans, one region contains:
- the ald gene encoding alanine dehydrogenase: MIIGVTKEIKADEYRVGITPAGVKVLTDHGHKVLIESGAGLGSRIGDDEFAKAGASMLPVADVWAKAEMIMKVKEPLPSEYKYFRPGLLLFTYLHLAADKELTDALLKSGVVGLAYETVQPPDRSLPLLAPMSEVAGRMAVQMGSYILTKQAGGAGMLLGGVAGVQRARVTIVGGGTVGTEAAKMAIGLGAEVTILDTNLNRLRYLGDIFSSRVQTLASNEYNIAGAVKESDLVIGSVLIPGAMAPKLVTEAMIKTMRPGSVVVDVAIDQGGSFETTAGRPTTHHEPTFEKHGVIHYSVANIPGAVPVTSTYALTNATLPFAVELADKGWKNACRENIALERGLNTVDGQCTFAGVAEALGLPCVSTAQILR; the protein is encoded by the coding sequence ATGATTATTGGCGTTACCAAGGAAATCAAAGCCGATGAATACCGCGTGGGCATCACACCGGCGGGCGTCAAGGTGCTGACCGATCACGGGCACAAGGTTTTGATAGAAAGCGGCGCCGGGCTTGGCAGCCGCATTGGCGATGACGAATTTGCCAAGGCCGGGGCGAGCATGCTGCCGGTGGCGGACGTATGGGCCAAGGCTGAAATGATCATGAAGGTCAAAGAGCCCCTTCCCAGCGAATACAAATACTTCCGCCCCGGCCTGCTGCTGTTTACCTACCTGCACCTTGCGGCCGACAAGGAACTGACCGACGCGCTGCTCAAATCGGGCGTTGTGGGCCTTGCTTACGAAACCGTGCAGCCTCCGGACCGCAGCCTGCCCCTGCTGGCCCCCATGTCTGAAGTTGCCGGACGCATGGCCGTGCAGATGGGCTCGTACATTCTGACCAAGCAGGCGGGCGGCGCAGGCATGCTGCTGGGCGGCGTGGCAGGCGTGCAACGCGCCCGCGTGACCATTGTGGGCGGCGGCACGGTGGGCACAGAAGCAGCCAAGATGGCCATTGGCCTGGGCGCTGAGGTGACCATCCTCGACACCAACCTGAATCGCCTGCGTTACCTGGGCGATATTTTTTCTTCGCGCGTGCAGACCCTCGCCTCCAACGAATACAACATCGCCGGAGCGGTCAAGGAATCAGACCTTGTTATCGGCTCGGTGCTTATCCCCGGCGCAATGGCCCCCAAACTGGTGACGGAAGCCATGATCAAAACCATGCGCCCCGGCAGCGTGGTGGTCGACGTGGCCATCGACCAGGGCGGCTCTTTTGAGACCACGGCGGGCAGGCCCACCACCCACCACGAACCCACGTTTGAAAAACACGGCGTCATCCACTACTCCGTGGCCAACATCCCCGGCGCCGTGCCGGTCACGTCCACCTACGCCCTGACCAACGCCACGCTGCCCTTTGCCGTGGAGCTGGCCGACAAGGGCTGGAAAAACGCCTGTCGCGAAAATATCGCCCTTGAGCGCGGCCTCAATACGGTTGATGGCCAGTGCACCTTTGCGGGCGTGGCCGAGGCCTTGGGCCTGCCCTGCGTTTCCACCGCTCAGATACTGCGCTAG
- a CDS encoding BMP family lipoprotein produces MHIQRLIPHVMTLLLVICLAAPMAAATQATAAGQQGPLRVALLLETPTGDNDWNDSLVDGLHQAERELGVRGSVVVAQPGHNDAALQEMFRTAAASNDLVLVASSGLHEVLRNNAANFRRTMFGCIDAGVRAPNIMSVTFADEQAAYLAGAAAAMLARQTTLPGIRGAKMIGWISGEDCPAMRSLLGGFTEGARVVDPEMRVVNVVTGSFANAEAGRAAARNLMDQGADVLVLASGMGNGPALQEIKARSAYAVGLNTSKDNDLPGHVLTSILKHPDKAVYAIVASAASGHFAGKEILVRDLQNGGVGITDMEPFKAAAGKNAPQDMDRRLRELRGEILNGGVHLKSLRERTLCDCL; encoded by the coding sequence ATGCATATACAGCGCCTGATACCTCACGTCATGACTCTCCTGCTTGTTATCTGCCTTGCGGCCCCGATGGCGGCGGCAACGCAGGCCACCGCCGCCGGGCAGCAGGGCCCGCTGCGCGTGGCCCTGCTGCTCGAAACGCCCACCGGCGACAACGACTGGAACGACAGTCTTGTAGACGGCCTGCATCAGGCCGAACGGGAGCTTGGCGTGCGGGGTTCTGTTGTCGTCGCCCAGCCGGGGCACAACGACGCGGCGCTTCAGGAGATGTTTCGCACTGCCGCAGCCAGCAACGATCTTGTACTTGTGGCTTCCAGCGGTCTGCACGAAGTGCTGCGCAACAATGCCGCCAATTTTCGGCGCACCATGTTTGGCTGCATAGACGCTGGCGTACGCGCGCCCAACATCATGTCCGTCACCTTTGCCGACGAGCAGGCGGCGTACCTGGCCGGAGCAGCGGCCGCCATGCTGGCCCGCCAGACCACCCTGCCCGGCATACGCGGAGCCAAGATGATAGGCTGGATATCGGGTGAGGACTGCCCCGCCATGCGCTCGCTGCTGGGCGGGTTTACGGAGGGCGCGCGGGTTGTTGACCCCGAGATGCGCGTCGTCAATGTGGTCACCGGCTCGTTTGCCAATGCCGAGGCAGGCCGTGCCGCAGCGCGCAACCTTATGGATCAGGGCGCTGACGTGCTGGTGCTGGCCAGCGGCATGGGCAACGGCCCGGCCCTGCAGGAGATAAAGGCCCGCAGCGCCTACGCCGTTGGACTGAATACCAGCAAGGACAACGACCTGCCGGGGCATGTGCTGACATCCATACTCAAGCACCCCGACAAGGCAGTGTACGCCATCGTGGCCTCAGCCGCTTCCGGCCATTTTGCGGGCAAGGAAATACTTGTGCGCGACCTGCAGAACGGCGGCGTGGGCATTACCGATATGGAGCCCTTCAAGGCCGCTGCCGGCAAAAACGCCCCTCAGGATATGGATCGCCGCCTGCGTGAGCTGCGGGGCGAAATTTTGAACGGCGGCGTGCACCTCAAATCGCTGCGCGAGCGCACCCTGTGCGACTGCCTGTAA